Proteins from a genomic interval of Pseudoalteromonas sp. MEBiC 03607:
- a CDS encoding TraU family protein, translating into MKKLNNTYRRLRTLVVMLVLGASIPAKADLTCPDAGLLSGKLLTDVCWSCIFPIRVAGLPLGSGSVPSGASNKSFCLCEDNLGVPRPGIVTSMWEPARLIELVRSPGCSPSLGGIRLPLGDRRLQGGHGEGEYDTGDLAFYHYHYYAFPLLVMLDLFMDGNCNADGYMDFDLMYLSELDPTWLNDELAFFTQPEAAAVANPLAISACTADAASSTLGKPIDQLFWCAGSWGHLYPLSGHTLAFGSLAENTSHLAARAIAAQHRRGLARRTMGNSALCRPVIEPMLPKSQYKMSMFFPVPETESAHVIGESTMKWGEWRTIPGAGEDALYILWRWQDCCNSGG; encoded by the coding sequence ATGAAAAAGCTCAATAATACGTATCGTCGGTTGCGGACTCTCGTTGTCATGCTTGTCCTGGGCGCATCTATTCCTGCTAAAGCCGACCTGACCTGCCCAGACGCGGGTTTATTGTCGGGCAAGTTGCTGACGGATGTTTGCTGGTCATGCATTTTTCCTATCCGGGTTGCAGGGCTTCCGCTTGGCTCAGGCAGTGTCCCAAGCGGCGCATCAAACAAGTCATTTTGCTTATGTGAAGACAACTTAGGCGTGCCAAGACCAGGTATTGTTACCAGCATGTGGGAGCCAGCTCGTCTGATTGAACTGGTCAGATCGCCGGGCTGTTCGCCTTCCCTGGGAGGGATTCGTTTACCGTTAGGTGATAGACGACTGCAAGGTGGTCATGGCGAGGGTGAATACGACACCGGTGATCTCGCTTTCTACCATTACCATTATTACGCCTTTCCGCTTTTGGTCATGCTCGATTTGTTCATGGATGGCAATTGCAATGCCGATGGTTACATGGACTTTGACTTGATGTATTTGTCGGAATTGGACCCAACATGGCTGAACGATGAACTGGCCTTTTTTACTCAGCCTGAAGCGGCTGCCGTTGCCAATCCATTGGCTATATCTGCTTGTACCGCTGACGCTGCCTCATCAACGCTTGGTAAACCCATCGACCAGTTGTTTTGGTGTGCTGGCAGTTGGGGGCATCTCTATCCGTTATCTGGCCATACCTTAGCCTTTGGCTCATTAGCAGAAAACACCAGCCATTTAGCGGCGCGTGCAATCGCAGCTCAACACAGGCGTGGTCTTGCAAGGCGAACAATGGGGAACAGTGCGCTATGCCGACCTGTTATCGAACCCATGCTGCCGAAATCCCAATACAAGATGAGTATGTTCTTCCCTGTACCAGAAACTGAAAGTGCGCATGTCATTGGTGAAAGCACCATGAAATGGGGAGAGTGGCGAACGATCCCCGGTGCCGGAGAAGATGCGCTCTACATTTTGTGGCGCTGGCAAGATTGCTGTAACTCGGGAGGTTAA
- a CDS encoding TrbC family F-type conjugative pilus assembly protein: MQRLCLLFWLVAPLSWVQVSWAQEPYPLSDEDKKIVEMSRSILQSAVDGSSEFIEPFAPVEQPVSLKHSDEWLIFASSSLGDSSLKQLFKEASATGAIVLFRGIPEGKTLGAAIRDWHTLMAGLDPVPQVRIDPKAFVHWRVTSVPAIFRIDDDKVTASALGVYSKDWLQRQIETGNSGSLGQRGPIHSILEPDLMQVAMQRLQSLDLGALKKKAIERFWSRQTFTDLPKATQYRIRMVDPTIVMQRPLLDANGRTLIPAGTRINPLKALPFTQQLVVFNASNSEEVDAVAHWLKTQDRTLRRITLITTQLDRAQGWNRLNALEKTLDSPVYLLNASLKQRFDLQVTPSFVQAKGFAFEIEEIPAKELVHEKAQ, from the coding sequence ATGCAAAGACTATGTCTCTTATTTTGGTTGGTTGCTCCATTGTCTTGGGTTCAAGTTTCCTGGGCACAAGAGCCTTATCCGTTGTCAGACGAAGACAAAAAGATCGTCGAAATGAGCCGCAGCATTTTACAAAGTGCTGTGGATGGCTCATCTGAATTTATTGAGCCTTTTGCACCGGTTGAACAACCTGTGTCGCTCAAACACAGCGATGAATGGTTGATATTTGCGTCGTCCTCATTGGGTGATTCGTCACTGAAGCAGCTATTTAAAGAGGCCAGTGCTACCGGCGCTATTGTGTTGTTTCGGGGAATTCCTGAAGGAAAGACCTTGGGGGCGGCTATCCGTGATTGGCATACCCTGATGGCGGGACTTGATCCTGTTCCTCAGGTTCGAATCGATCCGAAAGCCTTTGTGCACTGGCGGGTGACTAGCGTGCCTGCCATTTTCCGCATAGACGATGACAAGGTGACTGCAAGTGCACTAGGGGTTTACAGCAAGGACTGGTTGCAGCGACAAATTGAAACTGGCAATAGCGGTTCATTGGGTCAACGCGGTCCGATTCATTCGATTTTAGAACCGGATTTGATGCAAGTGGCGATGCAGCGTTTACAGTCGCTTGACCTCGGCGCGTTAAAGAAAAAAGCCATTGAGCGTTTCTGGTCTCGCCAAACATTTACTGACTTACCCAAAGCCACGCAGTATCGGATAAGAATGGTTGATCCAACCATCGTCATGCAGCGGCCACTATTGGATGCTAATGGCCGAACATTGATCCCAGCAGGAACGCGTATTAACCCGCTCAAAGCCTTGCCATTTACTCAGCAGCTCGTGGTGTTTAATGCGTCGAACTCTGAGGAAGTGGACGCAGTAGCGCATTGGCTTAAGACGCAAGATAGGACACTGCGCCGCATTACGCTTATCACCACGCAGCTCGACCGTGCCCAAGGCTGGAATCGCCTCAATGCGCTCGAAAAGACATTGGATAGTCCGGTTTACCTTCTCAATGCCTCGCTAAAGCAGCGCTTTGATCTGCAAGTCACCCCATCGTTTGTTCAAGCAAAGGGGTTTGCGTTTGAAATAGAAGAAATTCCAGCAAAGGAGCTTGTTCATGAAAAAGCTCAATAA
- a CDS encoding S26 family signal peptidase, producing MQILRKRMPWRPYLIRLTVLALIMALVGTYAMMRYRIGIDTQQERCLPDTTVYLIDLWNKEPVKDGLYAFHSKGLAPLYNDGTRMLKRLTGMPGDEVNVTPEHVLVNGAQVSTGMALAQRLGVAETEFSRSLTLQENEYWFSGEAATSFDSRYWNAVKREQIVGRAWPLW from the coding sequence ATGCAGATACTCCGTAAAAGAATGCCTTGGCGGCCATACCTCATCCGGTTGACCGTTCTTGCGTTAATCATGGCCTTGGTAGGCACCTACGCCATGATGCGCTACCGAATAGGTATTGATACCCAGCAAGAGCGCTGCCTGCCTGATACCACGGTGTACCTGATTGACCTATGGAATAAAGAGCCCGTTAAGGATGGTTTGTATGCCTTCCACTCAAAAGGACTTGCTCCGTTATATAACGACGGTACTCGTATGCTGAAACGCCTAACAGGGATGCCTGGGGATGAAGTCAATGTGACTCCTGAGCATGTGCTGGTGAATGGTGCTCAAGTCTCTACCGGCATGGCATTAGCCCAGCGTCTTGGTGTGGCTGAAACAGAATTTAGCCGCTCATTGACGCTGCAAGAAAACGAATATTGGTTTTCCGGCGAGGCTGCAACAAGTTTCGACTCCCGCTATTGGAATGCCGTTAAGCGCGAGCAGATTGTCGGTCGCGCTTGGCCGCTTTGGTAG
- a CDS encoding plasmid-related protein, giving the protein MNKTTLWPFMASITLSIAGSGLMTSWLLMKTLEPIHSQLALSTPIAVVDFGEAVLSLGPNASEQDIESRLFQTNQQIEKLKAAGFIVLDAQAVVGADDSVFVPVGSKEVSHADTP; this is encoded by the coding sequence ATGAATAAGACCACGCTTTGGCCATTTATGGCCTCTATTACTTTGTCTATTGCTGGTAGCGGTTTAATGACCAGTTGGCTCTTAATGAAAACACTCGAACCCATCCACAGCCAGTTGGCGTTAAGTACGCCCATTGCAGTCGTGGATTTTGGGGAGGCGGTGTTGTCACTGGGTCCTAATGCCAGCGAACAAGACATCGAATCCAGGTTGTTTCAGACCAATCAGCAAATTGAAAAGTTAAAAGCAGCCGGTTTTATCGTGCTGGATGCCCAAGCGGTGGTGGGTGCAGATGATTCTGTATTCGTGCCAGTAGGCTCAAAGGAGGTGTCTCATGCAGATACTCCGTAA
- the traC gene encoding type IV secretion system protein TraC, with the protein MKASLYSGQRASELLPVLAYSDDEQLFFMEDQSVGFGFLCDPLPGGDESVADRVNVLLNNDWPKDTLLQFGLYASPDIQTDLQRMMGLRHRQSDPLLRASIRKRADFLDGGTVQPIEESTQTQVRNFQLIVTCKLPLESPIPTERELSRASALRASFSQALATVGFRVSEMTDRNWLAALSAQLNWGKDASWRNPSPIRSEADKPLREQVLDYDRAIKVDSQGLMLGDYRVKTLSFKRLPERIWFGHAASFAGDMMTGSRGLRGSFLLNVTIHFPSAEAMRSRLETKRQWAVNQAYGPMLKFVPVLAAKKKGFDVLFEALQEGDRPIRANMTLTLFSPTEEASISSVSNARTYFKELGFELMEDKYFCLPIFLNALPFGADRQAMNDLFRFKTMATRHVIPLLPLFADWKGTGTPVINFVSRNGQIMSVSLYDSGSNYNCCIAAQSGSGKSFLVNEIISSYLSEGGQCWVIDVGRSYEKLCEVYDGEFLQFGRDSGICLNPFEIVEDYDEEADVLVGLLAAMAAPTQSLTDFQMANLKRQTRELWEKKGRAMLVDDVAEALKNHEDRRVQDVGEQLYPFTTQGEYGRFFNGHNNIRFKNRFTVLELEELKGRKHLQQVVLLQLIYQIQQEMYLGERDRRKIVFIDEAWDLLTQGDVGKFIETGYRRFRKYGGSAVTVTQSVNDLYDSPTGKAIAENSANMYLLGQKAETINALKKEGRLPLGEGGYEYLKTVHTVTGVYSEIFFITEMGTGIGRLIVDPFHKLLYSSRAEDVNAIKQLTRKGLSVADAISQLLKERGYE; encoded by the coding sequence ATGAAAGCCTCTTTGTATTCAGGGCAACGAGCTTCTGAGCTATTGCCTGTGTTGGCCTATTCCGACGATGAGCAACTGTTTTTCATGGAAGACCAAAGTGTTGGCTTTGGTTTTCTATGTGACCCCTTGCCCGGTGGTGATGAGTCTGTTGCAGACAGGGTTAATGTTCTACTCAACAACGACTGGCCAAAAGACACTTTGCTGCAATTTGGCCTGTACGCCTCGCCTGATATTCAAACCGACCTTCAACGCATGATGGGCTTACGGCATCGTCAATCCGATCCATTGCTTAGGGCGTCGATACGCAAACGTGCGGATTTCCTCGATGGGGGCACGGTTCAACCGATAGAAGAATCGACCCAGACTCAGGTACGCAACTTTCAACTGATCGTCACCTGCAAATTGCCTTTGGAAAGTCCTATACCGACGGAGCGTGAGTTGAGTCGAGCATCCGCGCTTCGGGCTTCTTTCTCGCAAGCGCTGGCAACGGTTGGTTTTCGCGTCTCTGAGATGACTGACCGAAACTGGCTCGCGGCATTAAGTGCGCAGCTTAACTGGGGAAAAGATGCTTCTTGGCGTAATCCATCTCCAATTCGCAGCGAGGCAGATAAACCACTTCGAGAGCAAGTGTTGGATTATGACCGAGCTATCAAGGTGGATAGCCAAGGTCTGATGCTGGGTGATTACCGAGTTAAAACCTTATCGTTTAAGCGCTTGCCTGAGCGGATCTGGTTTGGTCATGCCGCAAGTTTTGCGGGCGATATGATGACGGGCAGTCGCGGTTTACGCGGAAGCTTTTTACTGAATGTCACCATTCACTTTCCTTCAGCCGAGGCGATGCGATCTCGTCTAGAGACGAAGCGTCAATGGGCGGTCAATCAGGCCTATGGCCCGATGCTCAAGTTTGTGCCGGTGCTTGCAGCCAAGAAAAAAGGGTTTGATGTTCTTTTTGAAGCCTTGCAGGAAGGTGATCGTCCCATTCGGGCAAATATGACCTTAACGCTGTTTTCCCCGACGGAAGAGGCGTCGATCAGCTCTGTTTCAAATGCTCGAACCTATTTCAAAGAACTCGGATTTGAGCTGATGGAAGACAAGTACTTCTGTTTGCCCATTTTCCTGAATGCCTTGCCATTTGGTGCTGATCGCCAGGCGATGAACGACTTGTTTCGATTCAAGACCATGGCGACACGGCATGTGATCCCTCTCTTGCCTTTGTTTGCGGATTGGAAAGGCACTGGCACGCCGGTGATTAACTTTGTTTCCCGTAATGGCCAGATCATGAGTGTATCCCTTTATGACTCGGGCAGTAATTACAACTGTTGCATAGCAGCGCAATCGGGTTCGGGTAAGTCATTCCTGGTGAACGAAATCATCTCCTCCTACTTATCTGAAGGCGGGCAATGCTGGGTGATTGATGTTGGCCGCTCCTATGAAAAACTGTGTGAAGTTTATGACGGAGAGTTCTTACAGTTCGGGCGGGACAGTGGCATTTGCTTAAACCCGTTTGAAATCGTTGAGGACTATGACGAAGAAGCGGATGTTTTGGTTGGGTTATTGGCCGCAATGGCCGCGCCTACGCAGTCATTAACCGATTTTCAGATGGCCAACCTAAAGCGTCAGACCCGTGAGCTGTGGGAGAAAAAAGGTCGTGCCATGTTAGTTGATGATGTGGCAGAGGCTTTAAAAAATCATGAAGACCGACGTGTGCAGGACGTGGGTGAGCAGCTCTATCCGTTTACGACACAGGGCGAATATGGCCGCTTCTTTAATGGCCACAACAATATTCGCTTCAAAAACCGTTTCACCGTTTTGGAGTTAGAAGAGCTCAAGGGGCGCAAGCACCTGCAACAAGTGGTGTTGCTTCAGCTTATCTACCAAATCCAACAAGAGATGTACTTAGGTGAGCGGGATCGTCGCAAGATTGTGTTCATTGACGAAGCCTGGGATCTGCTGACTCAAGGTGATGTCGGTAAGTTCATCGAAACGGGTTACCGTCGATTTCGAAAATATGGCGGCAGTGCTGTGACGGTAACGCAGTCGGTCAACGATTTGTATGACAGCCCTACAGGAAAAGCCATCGCTGAAAACTCGGCCAATATGTACCTGCTTGGCCAAAAAGCCGAAACCATCAACGCGCTCAAAAAAGAAGGCCGTTTGCCATTAGGTGAAGGCGGTTATGAGTACCTGAAAACGGTTCATACCGTCACGGGTGTCTATTCCGAAATTTTCTTTATTACCGAGATGGGCACCGGGATTGGCCGCCTCATCGTCGATCCGTTTCACAAGCTGTTGTACTCGTCCCGTGCAGAAGATGTAAACGCGATTAAGCAGTTAACGCGCAAAGGCCTTTCTGTTGCTGATGCCATCTCCCAGTTGTTAAAGGAGCGAGGCTATGAATAA
- a CDS encoding DsbC family protein: protein MRKLSPIILALALSPLVQAEPVSEVSPVGKIDGMVSLPVTGMKAVESNGRIVFMSDSGRFVIDGTLYDAWSKKPLTSLEEIREAGNTLDLSRLGLKMDDLNPLTLGEGKKKVVVFVDPRCPHCHELLKQALPLTKEYTFQILPVPVLGPDSERQVRQLGCARDKKAATDALLNGRIGNLEQDDACNLEPMQRTLVTAQILGIQGVPFIVANDGRISRGRPYDLSAWLEGR from the coding sequence ATGCGAAAACTATCTCCAATTATTCTGGCGCTTGCGCTGTCTCCATTGGTTCAAGCTGAACCTGTGTCTGAAGTGTCGCCCGTTGGCAAAATTGACGGCATGGTTTCTTTACCTGTCACGGGTATGAAAGCGGTTGAAAGTAATGGCCGTATTGTTTTCATGTCAGACAGTGGCCGGTTCGTCATTGATGGCACACTCTATGATGCCTGGTCTAAAAAGCCGCTTACCAGCCTTGAAGAAATTCGAGAAGCGGGAAACACACTGGACTTAAGTCGTCTTGGTTTAAAAATGGATGATTTAAATCCACTGACGCTGGGTGAAGGCAAAAAGAAAGTGGTGGTCTTTGTTGACCCTCGGTGCCCGCATTGCCATGAGCTTTTGAAACAAGCCTTACCACTAACCAAAGAATACACCTTCCAAATTCTCCCTGTGCCAGTGCTTGGTCCTGATTCAGAGCGTCAGGTTCGCCAGCTTGGCTGTGCGCGTGACAAGAAAGCGGCCACCGATGCATTGCTCAATGGCCGGATTGGTAACCTAGAACAGGATGATGCCTGCAACTTAGAACCAATGCAGCGTACCTTGGTGACAGCTCAAATCCTGGGCATTCAAGGCGTGCCTTTCATTGTCGCCAATGATGGTCGCATCAGCCGAGGTCGTCCTTATGACCTTTCTGCTTGGTTGGAGGGGCGTTAA
- a CDS encoding nucleotidyl transferase AbiEii/AbiGii toxin family protein, translated as MDKDSPYYKQVSLLIRMLPVVATETVFALKGGTAINLFVRDFPRLSVDIDLAYLPLEPRDEALVNVRAALQRITDRINTQPEIRAAFQDNKADELRIVVSSPVATIKIEVSPVARGTLHSAEIMPVKESVENEFGYAEIQVVSLPDLYGGKLCAAMDRQHPRDIFDVRMLLGSEGISREILVGFLTYTLSHPRPINEVMSPNWQPLNEKFQAEFDGMTFEKVECEDLASVRPMMLIELQKHFTERDHAFLMSFKRGQPDWALFDYPNAADLPAIRWKLQNINKLAKNQAKHQEQLDKLKQVLDDWLVNANAE; from the coding sequence ATGGATAAAGATAGCCCATATTACAAACAGGTTTCCTTGCTCATAAGAATGCTTCCTGTGGTAGCAACAGAGACGGTTTTTGCACTTAAAGGTGGCACCGCCATTAATTTATTTGTGAGAGATTTTCCTCGGTTATCTGTAGATATTGATCTTGCTTATCTTCCACTTGAACCAAGAGATGAGGCTTTGGTTAATGTCAGAGCTGCATTGCAGCGGATTACAGACAGAATAAATACTCAACCAGAAATCCGAGCGGCATTTCAGGATAATAAAGCTGATGAACTGAGAATCGTTGTATCAAGTCCGGTTGCGACAATCAAAATTGAAGTGTCGCCCGTCGCCAGAGGTACATTGCATAGTGCAGAGATAATGCCAGTTAAAGAGTCTGTTGAAAACGAGTTTGGTTATGCTGAGATTCAGGTAGTCAGTCTTCCCGATCTGTATGGTGGGAAATTGTGTGCTGCAATGGATCGCCAACATCCTCGCGACATATTTGATGTGCGTATGTTACTTGGCAGTGAAGGGATTTCGAGAGAGATTTTGGTGGGTTTTTTAACCTATACATTAAGTCACCCTCGGCCCATTAATGAAGTCATGTCGCCAAACTGGCAGCCTCTGAATGAGAAATTTCAGGCAGAATTTGACGGAATGACTTTTGAAAAAGTTGAATGCGAAGACTTAGCCTCTGTTAGGCCCATGATGTTAATTGAACTGCAAAAACATTTCACAGAAAGGGATCATGCTTTCCTTATGTCATTCAAAAGAGGGCAACCTGACTGGGCATTGTTTGACTATCCTAATGCAGCAGACTTGCCAGCGATTCGTTGGAAGTTGCAGAACATTAACAAATTGGCAAAGAATCAAGCAAAACATCAAGAGCAATTAGATAAATTAAAGCAAGTGCTTGATGATTGGCTTGTTAACGCAAACGCCGAGTAA
- a CDS encoding type IV toxin-antitoxin system AbiEi family antitoxin, producing the protein MSSKINWLVAHTSPGALVLQQWLTENGVSYSLAQKYAQNGWLKKLSSGVYYRPNAQGDMKPTWVDAIQALDVQLGVSVHLAGLSSLTHQGLSHYLQLNKEQVWICVKNKSSLPKWFREFPYQNWFYCGNHKLEVNPEKDLKRITVKEKELTVSCAELAAYEVVDGIGKLISFEHVAELFQGLVNLSPRKVQDILERSSSVQANRIFLFLGRYYDHQWVNRIDETRIKLGAGKRQVVEKGRFDERYQITVPEILSVKKGEQHNG; encoded by the coding sequence ATGTCATCTAAGATAAACTGGCTTGTTGCTCATACTTCTCCTGGTGCGCTAGTACTTCAGCAATGGCTGACTGAAAACGGCGTGAGCTACTCGTTGGCTCAGAAGTACGCGCAGAACGGTTGGCTGAAGAAGCTTAGTTCTGGTGTGTACTATCGTCCAAATGCGCAAGGCGATATGAAGCCAACTTGGGTTGATGCCATTCAAGCATTAGATGTGCAATTGGGCGTTTCAGTTCATTTGGCTGGATTGAGCAGCTTAACTCACCAAGGACTGAGTCACTATTTACAGCTGAACAAAGAGCAAGTTTGGATTTGCGTTAAAAACAAGTCGTCCTTACCAAAATGGTTTCGTGAATTCCCTTATCAGAATTGGTTTTACTGTGGAAACCATAAGCTTGAAGTGAATCCCGAGAAAGATTTGAAAAGGATCACGGTTAAAGAGAAAGAACTCACTGTCAGCTGTGCAGAACTTGCTGCCTATGAAGTGGTAGACGGGATTGGGAAGCTGATTTCATTTGAGCATGTCGCAGAATTATTTCAGGGTTTAGTCAATCTTAGCCCTAGAAAAGTACAAGATATTCTTGAACGAAGCAGTTCTGTTCAGGCAAACCGAATATTTCTATTTCTGGGTCGATACTACGATCACCAGTGGGTCAATCGCATAGATGAAACAAGAATTAAATTGGGAGCAGGAAAGCGGCAGGTTGTCGAAAAAGGACGTTTTGATGAGCGATATCAAATCACAGTGCCAGAGATATTAAGCGTCAAAAAAGGTGAGCAACATAATGGATAA
- the traA gene encoding TraA family conjugative transfer protein, with product MTNAVRTIQTQRLMTIGALGLMALMISEPSFAGTGGDAFTDVWDTLKDWTQGTLGRIVAGAMVLVGIVGGIARQSLMAFALGIGGGMGLYNTPTVVESVMSATLPVVASTQEVIGTTVPAISAVLLGT from the coding sequence ATGACAAATGCAGTTCGCACCATTCAAACTCAGCGCCTAATGACCATTGGTGCGCTTGGTTTAATGGCGTTAATGATTTCGGAGCCCTCATTTGCGGGCACCGGTGGTGATGCTTTCACTGATGTGTGGGATACCCTAAAAGATTGGACCCAAGGTACTTTGGGACGGATCGTAGCGGGAGCCATGGTTCTGGTGGGTATTGTGGGCGGTATCGCTCGCCAAAGCTTGATGGCTTTTGCCTTGGGCATTGGTGGCGGTATGGGTCTCTACAATACGCCAACCGTCGTTGAAAGTGTTATGTCTGCAACCTTACCTGTTGTTGCTAGCACTCAAGAAGTCATTGGCACAACAGTTCCAGCAATCAGCGCCGTTTTACTGGGCACCTGA
- the traV gene encoding type IV conjugative transfer system lipoprotein TraV has translation MTTSMQNNPKHQSKQWSKAGLLLLAVGSTLLSGCSSLGLGSSEYGCPGMPDGVRCLSAREVYELTSNGAAPKTIDAVATRIGSPSGYSQSDLETGLLSHPALPETQQSAPIRIPSRVMRIWIAPWEDERGDLNLSSYVFTEIEPRRWDIGVSAPRTVSPVLRPLQTQSDSASAGADGKRDNLSIYGETNE, from the coding sequence ATGACGACATCAATGCAGAACAACCCAAAGCACCAGTCAAAACAGTGGTCTAAAGCTGGATTACTTTTATTGGCAGTCGGCTCAACCTTATTGTCTGGCTGTAGTTCATTGGGTCTTGGGAGTAGTGAATATGGATGCCCAGGTATGCCTGACGGTGTGCGCTGTTTATCCGCTCGTGAAGTCTATGAGCTTACCAGTAATGGCGCTGCACCCAAGACGATTGATGCTGTGGCGACTCGAATTGGTTCTCCCTCTGGGTATTCACAATCTGATTTAGAGACAGGACTGCTGAGCCATCCAGCATTACCTGAGACGCAGCAGTCTGCACCTATTCGCATTCCTTCAAGGGTGATGCGAATTTGGATTGCGCCTTGGGAGGATGAACGTGGAGATCTGAATTTATCCAGCTACGTGTTTACCGAAATTGAACCGCGCCGGTGGGATATTGGGGTGTCAGCACCTCGAACGGTTTCGCCAGTGCTACGTCCACTTCAGACTCAAAGCGATTCAGCCTCAGCGGGAGCTGATGGTAAGCGCGATAACTTGAGTATCTACGGAGAAACTAACGAATGA